From Girardinichthys multiradiatus isolate DD_20200921_A chromosome 3, DD_fGirMul_XY1, whole genome shotgun sequence, the proteins below share one genomic window:
- the LOC124866210 gene encoding uncharacterized protein LOC124866210 yields the protein MEQLLDEIKKVCGLKGNIRLQYQDKDFGDALVNLTSTEELGDLATVKIIPINDCSQEDNLTICDESFNSDVIEVLSSPSSSVSTRTQMWPREFPIPKFSYDTEIQLEKGNTVFRSNMTRLTMCSKTKSDILEKVAEEIFKYKTYPTDVDFSDVAEALIRKHPCLFEPGSYNGCYGWKQQLKTKMGNYRTQLKGIGCSELPVNSLKSKAPEDASPAKKVKRPRRGEANHIPEIPTGETSEKLENERLSLLHEVTKQNNRAVIKAKMAQTFSLRRQEVVEKELHVVKLKARWPALFTVDEPRFLAFLDKHHSKLIEIIRNKGGIVREKTRDILKVLDQNLDVMLKRECLLKCLLVYLGEDVDQLIKEYLVAQQDEAELALAKCTMAVRHQRRRGHSTGAI from the exons ATGGAGCAGCTCTTGGATGAGATTAAaaaagtttgtggtttaaaaGGAAACATAAGACTCCAATACCAAGACAAAGACTTTGGAGATGCACTTGTAAACTTGACATCAACTGAGGAACTTGGTGATTTGGCAACCGTCAAGATTATCCCCATAAATGATTGTAGCCAAGAAGATAACCTGACAATCTGTGATGAGTCTTTTAATTCAGATGTCATAGAGGTCTTATCCTCACCCTCTAGCTCTGTCTCCACAAGAACCCAGATGTGGCCAAGAGAGTTTCCAATACCCAAATTCTCTTACGACACAGAAATACAGTTAGAAAAGGGAAACACAGTGTTTAGGTCAAACATGACAAGGTTGACAATGTGTTCAAAGACAAAGTCAGACATTCTGGAAAAGGTAGCTGAAGAAATATTCAAGTACAAAACTTATCCAACAGATGTTGACTTTAGTGACGTTGCTGAGGCACTAATTAGGAAGCACCCGTGCCTGTTTGAGCCTGGTTCATACAACGGCTGTTATGGGTGGAAACAGCAACTGAAGACAAAAATGGGAAACTACCGAACTCAGCTGAAGGGCATTGGATGTTCAGAGTTACCTGTAAATTCCCTCAAGTCCAAAGCTCCAGAAGATGCATCACCAGCAAAGAAAGTGAAGAGACCCAGAAGGGGAGAGGCCAACCACATACCTGAGATTCCAACAGGAGAAACTTCTGAAAAACTGGAAAATGAGAGGCTGTCACTGCTCCATGAAGTTACAAAGCAAAATAATCGTGCAGTGATAAAGGCCAAAATGGCCCAGACATTTTCATTGCGAAGAcaggaagttgtggagaaggaGTTACATGTGGTTAAGCTGAAAGCAAGGTGGCCTGCATTGTTCACAGTGGATGAG CCACGATTCCTGGCTTTCTTGGACAAGCACCACAGCAAGCTGATTGAGATCATTAGAAACAAGGGAGGGATTGTCAGAGAGAAGACACGGGATATATTAAAAGTTCTTGATCAG AACCTTGACGTGATGCTAAAAAGAGAGTGTCTGCTTAAGTGTCTTCTTGTGTACCTTGGAGAAGATGTGGACCAACTTATCAAGGAATATCTG